In Juglans microcarpa x Juglans regia isolate MS1-56 chromosome 7D, Jm3101_v1.0, whole genome shotgun sequence, the following are encoded in one genomic region:
- the LOC121238682 gene encoding uncharacterized protein LOC121238682 encodes MAKVSQAKRDQLRELCCKEACEYSPRKFNFSDIIPHILHLYGSCATARDFEIYAPDASFEDPLMCAKGVKQIKSAFYSLSKVFSESRIVEYSIEENVISPGKQEILIDNKQHYKFLGKDIGVISLIKLYVVDGKVVRHEDWWNKKPLLSKETVKLPLFGRLVEMTRRGSMLATHAMMRFGKDPTV; translated from the exons ATGGCCAAAGTCTCACAAG CCAAACGTGATCAGTTGCGGGAATTGTGTTGCAAAGAAGCGTGCGAATATAGTCCCAGAAAATTCAATTTCAGTGATATCATTCCTCATATTTTGCACCt ATATGGATCTTGTGCAACAGCTCGCGACTTTGAAATTTATGCTCCAGATGCTTCTTTTGAGGATCCGCTCATGTGTGCTAAAGG GGTGAAGCAGATAAAGTCTGCATTCTATTCACTTTCCAAG GTCTTTAGTGAATCAAGAATTGTCGAATATAGCATTGAAGAAAATGTAATTTCACCAGGAAAGCAAGAG ATATTGATTGACAACAAGCAGCACTACAAGTTCTTGGGGAAAGACATAGGTGTGATATCACTCATCAAGTTGTATGTTGTGGATGGCAAAGTTGTTCGTCATGAAGATTG GTGGAACAAGAAGCCTCTTTTGAGCAAGGAGACAGTAAAGCTGCCACTCTTTGGTCGACTTGTTGAAATGACTCGCAGGGGTTCAATGCTGGCAACTCATGCAATGATGAGGTTTGGGAAGGATCCAACCGTGTGA